A genomic region of Lycorma delicatula isolate Av1 chromosome 4, ASM4794821v1, whole genome shotgun sequence contains the following coding sequences:
- the LOC142322632 gene encoding uncharacterized protein LOC142322632, whose product MDVSGNIAWSLKYRTKGIVAIETTSALIVGVYVSPNVEHIVFISFMDRLQRIIVNTDKRLILLGEFNSKSIAAGSNYTNRRGEVLDDLMETARCHCINDNAPTYKARGHSSVLDLTILDNRWRSDQWEWKVLPD is encoded by the coding sequence ATGGATGTTAGCGGTAACATAGCATGGAGTTTAAAATACAGGACTAAAGGAATAGTAGCAATAGAGACAACATCGGCTTTGATAGTGGGAGTATACGTGTCGCCTAATGTCGAACACATCGTGTTCATAAGCTTCATGGATAGACTACAAAGAATAATAGTCAATACAGACAAGAGACTGATATTATTGGGTGAGTTTAATTCTAAATCGATTGCTGCCGGTAGTAACTATACCAATAGAAGAGGAGAGGTATTAGATGATCTCATGGAAACCGCCAGGTGTCATTGTATTAATGACAATGCACCCACTTACAAGGCCAGAGGGCACTCCTCCGTTTTAGACTTAACCATATTAGACAATAGATGGAGGAGTGATCAGTGGGAATGGAAAGTCTTACCTGACTAA